ATTCTCTCATTAATGAGAAGTATCACATTTCACTCGTGAGAAGTTGCATTTTCATCCACATTATTAAATATAATTGGTTTTAAAAcatactaaatttttttaagagAAAGTTTTGTCCTAATATACTTATTTTCATAATAAAGTGACATATAGAGAAGTAGAAActaaaaaacaaaatttaattcaacataattatatttcattaaaaaatccatcatgcataaaattataatttacattATAATATAACGTGTCTATATGTATTTTGTATCAATGATAATTACTCTCAAAAGAAGGGAGATTTGTACTTGTGGCATAAGAAAACCTTAGTTGTGGAAGAtacaatcttttttttttcttttgaaatttcccatactaaaaataaaacaaatatcaATCATGGACGTCTGCCTGCTTGCATctgtaattaattattaatttctcTGTTTTGCCTAggggtgcaaacgaaccgaataTGTTCGCGAGCTTTTCGAGCTTGctcgataaatattcgattcgtattcgaacttatcgaactagagccgaactcgaacatgttcgaactttttttcgagccgaactcgagcccatattattttgttcgatagttcgcgaatagttcgcgagccttaatattttattaatataatgatatagatataaaaaaattatgaaacgaagtcaaaatattaaaatgtgGATTCATAGAATTCTAGCTGATATTGCATTTCatataataatatatgaaaACCCGATCTCAAAGGTGAAAATGTTATTTACACTATAAACAACATTTAGATTTTATAGACGAATGCTTTGGTTTTAATATTTACTTATTTTGTTTCCATTTGACAAAGAAACATCATacattttatgaaataataTGTTTTAATGTTGTGAAGATCCaaaatatttcaagaatatGGCAAAATCAATTATACAacaaatatcatttaaaatttattcaaaTTGTTGATCATCGTCTCCACACGAAACATGTAcgcatatttttaaaattttctattcAAATTTCAtaattgagttttttttttttttagttttttttcccATCAAATTTAGAATATAGTGTGGAGAAATAGTGTTGATATTCGATATTAATCAATCATTATATGCCTTTTAGGTTAAAAGGAGAGCTTTGATAAATGAATAACTCTGACCTTTCATGGGAACAAGCGAAAAACCGTACAAAGTACACAAAATGGAGGCAGATGAGATCCTACCTATGTGGGTACTAACCTCATTTCATTTCAACAGATAAGATCTTGtacacatacaatttcaaaaaaaaaaaagtaggcCCTATATATTCATGGTCAAATCTTGGTCATCCATCCTATTATGGGGATAATACTCTACTATGAAATAAACCAAAATGGAGATATTAATATAAAGTCCAAGGATTTAGGAAACTACAGTAAATCAGACAAAGTGCACAAAGACACATTATCATGATTTCCTATGAGTTCGGAGTTCCCACAAGAACTCAACCCGACCACAGAAATCCGAATATGGAGTCTCTCATTCTCGCGTTGACCATTTCCATGTAATGTAATAATAACAGCCACAAACCCCATAACCAAAACTTTTTTCAAtcccattttatttattttttcttattcAATCTCGACACCGAACAGCACATGAGACTCGATCAGCGTCCATTAACCTTGACAGGTTCTTTGTAAAATCGATCATGCCGGCGGAATCTCATTCCCTATCAGCGGggaaagagatttcagtcgcTGCGAACAAGGAGAGGAAGAAAGATGGCAAGCCTATGAAGAGGTCGGGTTCTTCTTTGAATTTTAAGAAGCTTGTTCCAAAGATTTTGCGCACGGCTTCCATGAAGAATCTGTTCAAATCCAAGAAACCTCGGACTCCTGTCGATGTCGTACGTAACACCAGGTCTTTGCTCTTGTACCTTGATTCTGCCACAGATACCGCCGGCAAGCCTAAACGAGATGAAAAGGTTGCTCATGATTTATTATCCCTTTTTTCCGTATTCATTGTATATATATTGTTATGTTTCGGCACTGCATGGTGATATATGATTGTTTGATCCGCTGGTACACGCATGCCTTTTTAAGTACTCTTGCATGGGACTACAATCTTTTTCTTTATACTTTTCTCTTCTTATTTTCACATTGGAGGGGTGGTTAGTAGTATTTAATTTGTTTTCGTCCTAACAAAAGCTAAAGATTGACGAAAATTCCCAAAAAAGATTCATCCATTTCGGACGATAGAGTCGAACTGAGTGGCCGTACGTGGATTTTCTTTTCCTGCAATAATTTTTCTGGATCTTTGGATTATTTCTGAATTTGAGATACATTAATATTCATGAGTGAGAACTTCTGATTTCAGTTGGAGCAATTAGATGCTCTTATCAGGGAGATGAAGTCGATTCTATATGGTGTTGATGATTCCGAACCCGTCGCAGAAGCTTGTGCCCAATTGACTCAAGAGTTCTTCAGCGAAGATACCCTTCGGCTCCTCATTCAGACTCTCCCAAAATTGAACTTTGAAGTACGCAAACTACATACAATATTATTCATtctgttcttttttttttcttttttgtgcatattatttattttattacttGTTAAGTAATGCAGAATAATAAGTTACTGATACCACTTTGGTTCTTGATAACTTATCGGGGGTTTCATTTTCTTCGTAGACGCGCAAAGACGCAACTCAAGTCGTCGCAAATTTGCAGAGACAGCCGGTTCAGTCGCGGTTGATTGCTTCTGACTACTTGGAAGCCAATCTTGATCTTATGGATCAGCTGATAATTGGGTGAGCTACCCTTGATTTTGCAGTGATTTTTCGTTCATAATCACATATATTTGAGCAATGTGTTTTGCTCTTAATAGTTACATATTAATGATTAACTCCCTTCCCATTTATATAGTTATGAGGATCCCGTAAACGCCCTGCATTTTGGAGGAATGTTGAAGGAGTCGATACGACATCAAGTCATCGCCAGGTATCACCTCAAGTGTTAAATCTTTAATACGTGCAAGAAACTCTTGGTTAATTTGTATCATCCCTGCAGATATGTTTTGAAGTCTGAGCATTTGAAGAAGTTTTTCGACTACGTGCAACTTCCGAATTTCGATGTTGCTTCAGATGCCGCAACAACCTTTAAGGTAGTTGCATGCACATTGTGAAAGTCCTAGATTTATGTACTTTCCAAGAATAAGATGTCTAATAACCTAGTTACTCATATGGTTTCTGCAATATATTGCAGGAGCTTCTTACAAGGCACAAGTCAACAGTTTCAGAATTTCTAGCCATAAACACCCGCTGGGTATGTTCTTTCCTCAGCATGCAACATAAAAtgacatgattttttttttcctaagCAGAAAACATTCCAAGAAGTTTTGATGTTTTCATTTATGTGTATTCCTGCAGTTTTTCAGCTGAATTCAATTCTAAGTTGCTGGAATCCACAAATTACATGACAAGAAGATATGCAATCAAGGTACAAATTTTGGATTCCTAACGGGTCATGCCTTATGTTTTTGTCTGAAATCATTGATGACGATTTGCCAGTACTGCTTTTTTCAGCTCCTGGGAGATATTTTGCTGGATCGTTCGAACTCTAACGTGATGATACGTTATGTCAGCTCGAAAGATAACATGAGAGTACTAATGAATCTTTTGAGGGTAAAACCATTTCTAGTATCACTTACCAGCAGACTCGATCACAATATTGTGTAAATAAGCGAAAATTTGATGCTGCAGGAATCACAGAAGAACATACAGATTGATGCCTTCCATGTTTTCAAGGTATATTCGCTTTAAAAACATGAAACCATTTGCCAAAATTATATGAAACTTGCCATTTCTGATCCATTTATAGCTCTAACTCATCAGTCCGTCCATCTTGCAGCTTTTCGTGGCTAACCAGTGCAAACCCGCTGATATTATCAACGTTCTTTGCGCAAACAGAAGTAAGCTTCTACGCTTCTTCGATGGCTTTACCATTGAAAAAGGTAATGAATCACTTGTTTTTTTTTAGTATGGTGGCAAGTAATTTTATGGATTAGATGTAGGATTCAAATTTCTAAGGGCTAAATCTTTCCTATATCGGCTAACATGCATAGATCCTTTGCGGTTTCAACCATTGGATTTACCAGTACATGATAATTATATGGATACATAATCTCGTATATAATTTGTTATGCAGAGGATGAGATGTTTGAATCAGACAAAGCTCAAGTTATTAAAGAAATCGAAGAACTTCAGCCAACAACACCGATTACGTGTTCTGGGGAATTGTTCAAACCCATTACAGTATGATTAATTAGTGAAATGGTATTTATTTCCAGCGATATTATTAAGTTCATTATCATATTGGAGGAGATCGTTAGCTGTTTTTTTCGAATACTTCCCATGAATTGAATAAAATCAttataagatattttaaatgGAAGTTGATGTGTGTAAAACAGTGTGAACGTGGAAATTAGTCGACTGTATGAATCATGTATTCTGGCCAAAAGAGTAAATGGAAAATATGATTATATACCCATCTGCGCGTCCACACTGGCCAGGACGTGAGGAGATTGCAGCCAACAAACGATCAGTGCTGAATTCTTCCTCAAGATGTGGATCAATCTTGCGGTCCTTCTTGCCGCTTTGCAACTTTTCTCTGAACATGTTTACTTTTCTTTACCTCCTCTGTAGCAGTGGCATCAGATTCCTAAAGCCACAaccaataaaacaataaaaactTATCAATTGAGTTACAGAGCAACCATTTATTTTCATGACAGTTAATCAAGATATAACAAGAAATGTTGCATAAACTCTTTTTTTCAACTCTGAATTAAAGAAACCTATTCCGAGCAGTTGACAGAGAAAAATAGGCAGTGTTGTCAAAGATCAAAGGAAAAAGAATGCTCATATACCTCTCCTTCCTTCTTCACAGCAGCATTCTTTTTGCGGCGCATGTCAACTCCATAATGCTGGAGATACCACTGCTTAAATGGTGCAGCATCCACTTGAACAATCGCACTCTTCACCAAAGTCTTTGTCCTAACCAACTCATTGTTTGATGCATTGTAAACAACATTCAAAATACGCGTCTTTCGTCGCGTCACAGCTTCACTAACCCAAGAGTAGTTTCCTGTAAGCAGCCTCAAAGCACGCCATTTCACATTACCTCCTCGAACTCTCACTCTACGCACTATCTAAGTCCCAGCTTCTAACATCTTTGTGTTTGCTGGTTGTCTTCCATGCTCATACCTAATCAAGTAGTCATTGCGTTGATCTACCCCATAATTCAGTAGTAAGACATATCCTTTGCCAGCTTAAAGCATATAGCAATCACTATATTATTAATTTCTAATGTACAACGATTAACACACACGAATAGGAGTCAGAGAAGCTCAGAATAAGGACACTTTGAGATACATGAAAAATCTGCAGATTCATATTGTACCCATGATTGCCGGCGGGAGATTCCGAGCTCCCCGATCCCTGCAGAGCTGAACAACAAAATTGTTGCACCCAACTAGGGTTCTAAAAAGAGTAGCGAGTTGGAGCGGAACTAATATACGGGCTAGCCTGGGCCTTAAACTTAACGGGGTTTTTTTGCAGCCCGATTTCTTAATAATGAATTATAAGATAGTTAAATGTTCTCTAGCCATATTTGTCTTTAAAGCCATATATTTTTTAAAGCCATATATTTTTTAGCCAAATATATTTTACCACATACtactattatttttaaaataaaatgtaataaaataaaaactcaattaTTGACtttgaattaaaaatataacTCTAACATAATTATATTTTACACAAAAATATATACAAACATTCAAACGTATATGTGTTGTGTGCTAGGATTTATTAGAATGAGGTGAAAACTATTTGGTaatgttaaattaattaaaataataaaaaaaaataacgaGAGGTGATTCTATCCCTAAATGGacaaaaaaccgaaatttaactTGTCCAAACTCATCAGAACAGAACTATTTGTTCCTacacatgataaaaaaaaaggtGTTTTTTTCTGCATATTTTCACCATTGATCCTCACAAATACACTAACATCATGAGGgaccaaataataataattggaaTAATAGGCAAGATATAATGTTTAGAGTAGGTTCTTTATGGTTATAACTCCAATCAGATTAAATTTTTTCAATCAAGGTAAATAAGTTTTTCAGTTGAAAGTACAGGTTTCTTGGGGATTTGGCTTATTTTTTAAACAGAAAATGGCAGGCTGCCAATAAACTTCGAAAGCAGACAAGATCATATACTTTTCCTACATAAAGTCTTAGGTTATGTAATTGCATGTCATATACTTTTCCTCCATAAAGTCTTAGGTTATGTAATTGCATTATACCCAAGTAGGGGGTCATGCTCAATCAGTTAAAACCAGAGTAGTGATCTTGGTAAATTGCACCAAATTCTGCCCTCCAAGACTGATCATCATCATGGTATGCAGATGATTTATCATAATCGTGTGTTACATCCGAGTCTTCACGATATAGGGGACGTTGTAATGCAGCTTCAGGCAGCCTGCTCGCTGCAAGGTACTGTTTCATTGTGATAATCTCCATCTTGTGCTTTCTTTTCAGTTTCTCCATTTGTTTTTTCAATTTGTCATTCTCTTCCTCTATCTTTGTGTTCTTCACCTGCAGCACGAAGCAAAAAGGTTAGAAAATGTGGCTGTCCAGAAACT
This region of Primulina eburnea isolate SZY01 chromosome 14, ASM2296580v1, whole genome shotgun sequence genomic DNA includes:
- the LOC140812964 gene encoding putative MO25-like protein At5g47540; translated protein: MPAESHSLSAGKEISVAANKERKKDGKPMKRSGSSLNFKKLVPKILRTASMKNLFKSKKPRTPVDVVRNTRSLLLYLDSATDTAGKPKRDEKLEQLDALIREMKSILYGVDDSEPVAEACAQLTQEFFSEDTLRLLIQTLPKLNFETRKDATQVVANLQRQPVQSRLIASDYLEANLDLMDQLIIGYEDPVNALHFGGMLKESIRHQVIARYVLKSEHLKKFFDYVQLPNFDVASDAATTFKELLTRHKSTVSEFLAINTRWFSAEFNSKLLESTNYMTRRYAIKLLGDILLDRSNSNVMIRYVSSKDNMRVLMNLLRESQKNIQIDAFHVFKLFVANQCKPADIINVLCANRSKLLRFFDGFTIEKEDEMFESDKAQVIKEIEELQPTTPITCSGELFKPITV